Genomic segment of Populus trichocarpa isolate Nisqually-1 chromosome 12, P.trichocarpa_v4.1, whole genome shotgun sequence:
AAGAATGTGAAAGTGGCATTACAGCTGCAGGCTGTGCTCCATTTAAAAAACGAAAAAGGCCACACAGAACTATATCATCACCAATATAATGTATAAGATGCCAGTATGACATGTTCAGGTAGAAGTTGCTGCACCACACTATAGTCGAGACTCAGATGTCCATGGAGACaaactatttaatttcttttggcTAGTGAAACTTGGGAACTGAAGAGTGAaaaatttaaccaaatataaaagTTGTACTCGTTCCACTTCCAAGAATgctaaaacatcatttctttaaTACAGTGATTTATTTCAGAAATCAGTCTGTAAATGAAGCAAGCAATAACAGAAGTTATAAAGGAAGCAAAGCAGATGTTGATTACTCCAGAGGAACATGGATCCGAAAGGATAAGTGCACAGTGTAGGAATcaactctctccctctctctcctttcccACTATTTTTTCTGTCTTTGGCTAGCAAACACTTTGTTGGCAGAAAGGATAAGTGCAGTGTAGGAATCAACTCATCCCaaccttgttttctttttttgtttatcttacCCAACCTAGTATTTTAGATTTGAAGCTCGTCAGTCTTAATATATGTCCCCAAAACCTTTCTGCCGCCATCCTTGCAGGTCCCTGGCAAGTTCTCACTTCCAATGAGGCTtttattttcctctctctcACTTCCAATCGGGcttttactctctctctctctctctctctctctcacacacacacacacacacacacacacacttactTATCCAGTTCCCCCTTCAACAAAATTGGGTCACCAAAATGACCAATCCAGATTGTGCTCCAAGATTATTCAATATGTAATTGTACTGCTATTCAGAACATGTGACGTAAATATATTTGCATATCCACAAATCCAGTAACTATGGGAAAGACACTGTAAAAAATAAGCTAAATAGGAAAATAGAGGATACTCCTATTAAGACTATTTTGATaacaaataaagcaaaattTTCAATATGAACATTGTCTTTAATAATCAAAGAAACCTTGGTAATTAACTATCAGTTCTCAAAGTTTCTCTTAGTTCTCTATCATACAATCCAAACTGAATTCCCATAACCAGCCATATATGATTTGGACCAGGCACTGTCCATGTCAGAATTATGCCCACAAAAACGCTGTTTTAACGATCTAAGAAAATACACTTTACAAAAACTAgcaaagcaagaaaaatttaGATAGAAAGAGAAGACACTTACAGGAACTGAAACTATGAGAGGGTATAAATTCCTCTCTGCAAAATAAGTCACTTGATGTGGAGTTCCTTTCAAAGGAAtctaacaagaaaacaaaatttctaaTGAGCACATTGATGCCTGTAAGCAAATATCAACTCTCATATGGACAGATGATAGAGGAAACATGAATGAGAAAAGAGGAGCACCTTTTGCACTGGCCAGTAGTTGTCATAACTCGAGACAGATGACAGGTGACAAATCTTCAAATTGCCCTGTAAGAtaggaaaatgaaaaatgaattccACCCAACCTCAAAAGTTCTAATATATTCTATCAAAGCATCAAACAGAGAATAAGAATCTTATAATTGTTCAACCTGTGACGTGACATAAATGAGCCCATGATTACAATTAACAGTGTGAAGAACAGTGAAGGCAACAATAGATCCATCACATAGCTGCAAGAAAATCATATATAACAACACGAGAGTGAGATGAAGTGAAGGAAAAACAGGCACTTATCAAGTACCATGCTTGCTTAGGCAGTAAAAATGTCAAGAGACATCAAATTTGAATCATTAGATAGCAATTCAAATTGCCAAGAGCTTACCTGTGGATGAACTCGCAGTCGCTCTCTAAATACCATAAACCAAGCTGGTCTTGATCCAGAAAGGAAAAACCCTTGATAACCACTAATATTCTTGAAAGTCGTAATCCTTTGGCATGAGGTTTCACTTGATGTTTCCTCCCTAGTGTATGTGTCCAAAGGGACCCGAACGAATCGCAGATTTCTAAGCCTTGAAGCACTGATGGTGCTAGCACCAACAGAATTTTGAGCAGAAACAGAATCTTCTAGTTTAGAAGTACCATCTGGACCTTCAAACAGGTATGCGTGGTAACAAAGAATTGTCCCATCAGTCAAtattccaaaaagaaaagggcgACTGTGACGTCCAGACCATCTCAGCATGGTCAATTCAACAACCTTCATGTTTTGAGTACTTTCTTTTCTGCCAGCACCGGCAACTTCTTCTTTCACCCCCTTCATCATATCTTTAGCAGGTTCCCCCGTGCAGGTATCAAGGAGATGAGTTTTTCCAGAGACAAATTTATCCACGAAGAACACAGAATTGAAATTTGGCACATCAAATATTTCAAGGGCACCAGTCTCATAACAAACAACACAGTATATATCACCCTGCTCATGAGCTCCACTGTCAGCACCATCAATAGCCTCGCTAATTCCAGTAGAAAGCCATGCATCTGTACTTGTCTTCCGGAGCCATGGCTCTGGCCCTTTATCATGATACAGTGTGCAGGCAGATACTGATTTCGTTGAGCTCTGAAAGGCAGACGGAGTGTTTACAGAAACTGTACAAGCAGAAGGATCTGAAATTCCAAATTAAACATGTCCCTTGTTAAAAAttccagaaaagaaaaaagaaaagaaaaatctgttaaacaaacagagaagaaaaaaaccatggttTCACAATACAACAAGGGCATGCCATGCCTGTACAAAGGCATATGAAAACAGATATCATTCACCCACCCAGATAGAATTGTTGGATCATATAGTATTATTACTGCAGTCGATTAACATTTACAGCCACCTGACTGTAAAATCCAATACCTTGGATGTTTCAGTTCAAACTTTAAACCTTAAgcaacttgaaaaaattaacaacagCAGAGTCAAACTACCAgattcttcaaattaatatcaattactGCTATTCTAGATTATATATGCCAAAACTATAGAGATTCACCATCTGAGGAACCTAATCTAGACAGAAGAGGTAGTTCTTACAAACTAGTCCAGACAACTGAATCAAAATGTTACAGGGATTCGGGAGGAACTCAAGGGTGAAGAAAAGATATGAAAGATATTGTTGTGGAAGAATGGACTGCACATGAAGAAGGATCAAACATTTCCATGTGGAAAATAATCCAAATTTCACTCATGAATATTTCTGATCCCTCCACTTTGAGTAGGATCAAACTTTGTGGGCCCATGAAGAAGGAAATTGTCCTTTCATTTCCTTCCCATCACTCCAACCagccaaacatgaaaaaaatccaGTTCTATCCTTTTCTCCTCCCTGCAGTATAGAAGCATCATCAATATGGTTGGAGAAGAATGACAATCATGGTTGCACTTTTGAAGACCGCAAGCTTCTTTCTATATTCCTCGGTGTTGTCAAAGGCAAAAGGCAATAAAAGTGCCCGAATGAACCAAGGTGATAtactatagattaaaaaaatatatatgtacaatattatattatattatattatattatataaatctcaAATATATACCTTCCCAATTAATATTAgatcattagaaaataaaaagaaaatataaaataccataacatagtcatataaagtattattttcacctttaaaacaaaataagataatttaaagtaGAAAGTAGCCAAATAGATTAAAAAGCAAActtaaaaatcatcatcattattcatTAATCTTCAAAAACATCTTCATCCATGCTTTCATGTTCTGTAATTGTGTTGTTGTTCTCTGTTCAACGCAAAGTTTGGCTAGTGTTTCTCTTCAAGTGTCCTTCCTTGACTGTATGTCTCCcactttaatgatttttttaccctaatcattgtttttttcaaaaaaaaaaaaaaaaaaacctaagttgTTTCTtgtggtaaattaaaaaatgaacaaaaaggtcaaaacataaatcagttaaaaaaatgcaacaaaaaaagaagtattTCAATCAGGTGCTCGCTTTAACGCTTGACACCCACTCATGAGGCACTCGCCTAGGCAGTGCTTCATTGAAATTCATCGCCCGAGGCTAATAAAGGCGTCGCCTCGCCTCGCCTCGCCTTGCCTGGTGCGTCTTAGCATCTTGAAAACATTAATTCTTCCGGTACAGACCTTTAACAATGCTATAAGCTTATCTATATGAAGCTAAAATAGGAATTTTATTAAATGTGACACCATCAATACATTGATGAAGGTCAGCTTTCATAGGGTTCGGGTAACTAAGACTACAATCTTAGACATGTTCTAAGACTTTATAATGTGAATCAATCATATGGCATGATGCTTTACAATCTTAGAATTGCTATAGCATGAAGGCAAGGGCATTCTGGCCCACATAGTAACCTAGCATGAGAGCTCCCAAACTAGAATGGGAGGATCCAAGAACCTGTCCCTAAAAATATCCGCATACTTTGAGCACAAAAGAAGGGTATGAGCCTCTTCATTGAGTTACAAAATCTACGAAATGCCTTCACAATTTGACCatgtcaaaataaaaggaactaAAGAACGTTTCATGGAATGCTACCATCCATTATGGAAGCTTTCATGGAAACTTGCTTGGAAAGAGAGTCGTGAGCTAACAAAACTATatcataaaactaaaacaaatatgttgAAAGCTAATCCATGTCATAACATACCTCCAACAAGAATCTGAATACTCCCGTCAGCCATTCTAACTAAAACATATGGATCCACAATAGACACATGCATCACTGTGGAACTCTCAGAACGACCTGTTTCCGAGTTAGAACCTCCAAAGCTTAAATCTTGAGTCATAAAAGAACCATCTAAGATTCGAGCACCACGTTCAAACACCTGAACAACTCGACGTCTGAGAAGGGAAATAACCAAGAAGCAGGAAATTTTAGTTTCTAAGTTGATATCAAGAAAATGGAGCCAATTTCTCATCTCaagggaaaagaaataaaatggaaaataatttgCGAAACATAGTCAAGCAACCAGTAAAGCAATAAAATCATTCAGTCACAATTTACAGCAAGCCTTAGATGACATGTCTTCAATCacttatcattttaatttgtatgacAAGCCATACATGTGCATATAGACAACAAGAAGCATAGCAAAAATCAATGGGAAAGGTAGTTGTATAGAATTTATTGGTACAGTTGACATTCATGCTTTTTAacagcataaaaaaattgatagaacAACACCCATTTACATTTCAGAAattgaatgaaaagaaaaaatagtcaTCTAAAAGGCAAGCCAATATAAAGAAGCAAGGAAATCAAAACCGCATTCATAAGAAAGTAAATTCAAGTCACTGAAACTAGATGAATTCTCACCTTCCAAACAAGTTCCCTGCAGCAATTGTTCTTCCTTGCACAAAATAGTCCACACTTTCAGTGACTTCCGTCAAATGATCAGCAGTTTCAAGCACCTACCCAGCATGCAAAAATAGATTGCAATTAAAGAATCAAATTACATGATGTTGATCGTAAACTATACAACTAAGGAGATGTTTTTGATAAGAAAATGACAGCATTTGGAACTGCAAAttaggtttgatttttaaattttctcctCCATCATCTCAGTGTACATGTAGATGACTTTCAGAGTATAAGATGCTTTGCACTTATATTTAGTCATGCTTAGGGAGAGATGCACATGTACatgattccatgtgctttagcaaataaaaaataaaggggtgGCAAGCTCCTAGGGTGGCCATAGAGATTACTGCGAAAAAGACATGAAATTACACCCCATAAATTATTCCAAAACTAGCAACTTATTGCCCAGTATTCATAACGAATTACTTGAATTTTGAAGATGGAGACATTCATTAAAATTACAGATAATAAACAGGATAATTCCCTATAGATGAGAAGCAACAATAATAAACATTCacaggggagagagagaaagagagaattaaatttcacagATAGAGGCATTCATCaaaattatagataataaaCAGGTTGATTCTATATAGATGAGAAGCACAAAGTATCAAAGTCCATACCAGTGtgtgcgagagagagagagagagagagagagagagagatggacaTTTTCATTTATAGTGTTCAAACTGCCCAAGTACAAGAAGTTTGCTCATATTCTTATTATAGCTATATCCTCTATTTAAGCTATGATGACATCAAGTAGAAACTCTTTGTGATATAGCATCGACCCCATTTAATAGGGGATTGTGCAATTTCTGACCTGAACAATGTCCTAAGCTCCTATATTTATCTCAAGTTTTCTGAAAAACAATAAGGCATATTATGTGGATGTAtatttcaaacttatttttgcAACTCTACTGCACTCAcatattttaccatttttttttctcatttgattCCATAACTTTCCTGACTTGCCACTTTCACTTTGCCTACTTAGGTAGACAATTCTGATAATTTTACTGAATGCAGCAAATGGTCACTTGTATGAGAAAacacgaagaaaaaaaagacaccaAAATGCGGTGAAAGGACTGGAAAGTCTCTTGTTCAGTTATAAAGATATTAAACATAGCTCTTTCCATATGTTTGTATTATTCCAAATAGGAAATTGCAGAGCaacttgatattttaataaaaatattaaaaaaaagatgtgaagACTTCTAACAATTATCTTCTATGCATCAGGTCATAACAAGTTCAACTGAGAACCACACAGTTTGCAGATTTTGCAAATAACTTCTGTTAACACAAGTTAATGAGATTACCATTGTCCGTGCCTCCATGCTTATGATCAAATATGCATGATATTCATCATCTGAAGCCATTTTCAATGAGTCAACACTATGACTACGTGCATTCTTGTGGTAAACAGTCCAAATTCCTTTACATCCAGGAAGTTCAACCTGTATTCAGAAACACGTGTACAAGAAAAGATGCACTTAGCCACGAGAAAAGTTGGTCTTAATGAAGTTGCAGTGCATAATTGTAAAACTGTACAGATTGAATAATGATTCCATTTACAAACTGTTCAGATAAAAAGATGGTATCATGTTGCAAACTGTCAGTGGCCTAAatgtaaatattaaatcaacaaTATCATCATCAATGAGACATGAAAGTActtcatattaacaaattagGATATATAAACTTTCATCTTGATAGAGGATTCTTTGTTGTACCTGAGAAggaaatattatgaaaaaaatgaaaagagtgATGGTAAAAGTTACTGGACCTTATGGAAGTAATCACAAGAAGTTTTAAGGGGAAAGAATGATGTTTTACCAGCAACAATACATTGTATGTTCCAATAATAAGGACATCCAAGatagttaatgaaaaatattcaaataacagaaTCTGTATGGCATTGTAACATGGATACAACTCTACAatccaaacaaaatcataagaaattttAAAGCTCAAAGCTATTTCCCGTCTaagaatcataaaaataagatttaaggATAAACCTCTGTAATCATTTCTGGGCGAATTGATTGCTGAAGGACACAGAGAGCACCATTTTTACCGTGTCCAGAACAGCACACCTGAAAAGATTaaccaagaaaaatttaaagataatagAATTTGAAACAAGAGCTTTTCCATTCTGAAACTCTTGACTCGACAAAATCCATAAGTCATAACTTCTTATTTTGCTCAGTATATTCCTCTTGTAAACATGGAGCCAATTGTTAGATCTGAAGCCTGGTGGTACCAGAAATCAAATTGGGGGAGGGGGCTGAACATCTTGAGTGAACCTCAAAACTTACAGTAACTTATTCCTGAGATTTCACTTCCTTACCTTCTAATAGGTTTTAGAATATCAAATAtgtaaaacataacaaaaatagcAGTCTGATGTGTGAAACTAACCAATTCATAGTTGCTTTGTTTGGAGATTCCAGTTGCATTTGCATCCGCATTAATCCTTAAACCATATGCAAAGTCCTTCAAAGGGCCAACATTGATCAACGAATCCCTCACTGTAAATGAGAAAGTTTTCTGTACCCATAAAGACAAAAAAGAGGGATgggattattaaaaaaaaatgtaattaggAAAAATGCTAACcagaataaaattagaatagACAGTCAAAGCTAAAATATCACAATAATTGTggcaaaacatcaaaaaaaaaacatctgcCCAGGTAGGATTTATGGTCACGGTCATGGCAATCAAGAAACACATTTGTGTTATTTTCAGTGATAGGAAAAGGAGGATCATTTTAGATGAGCCTCAGacttgaaaagaaaactaaGAAGATCAATAAGGTGCTATTGCTAAACTTAGAAGGATGGTGGAAATTGTTCAGTCTTCTTCCTCACTTTGAGTCCAACATGTTAGATGAGACGATGCAATGCAATGCAATTTATCTTACCTATGATTCAAGATCAACTCCAGTAGCTACTTCAAACTCATACTTACTTGAGTTGTAAAACTCAAATCCTTTATTCTTTAATCAAAACCCTTAAATCCCCATATTTCCAGGCCTGGCTCATCATAAAATGCTTTTAGTTGTAGGACAGAAATTCAAATCTGCCCTGCATCATTCCCAGGATAAGTGTTCTtgctcctttattttttacttttataaaatgCATTGTGGATAAAGTATAAAGGAGAACAATAACTGATACAACCTGTGATGATTCTGCATTATTTGGCGCTGAACTATACAAGGAAAGTTCCTCCCCGCTAACCATATCTTGTAAAGCATCAGAAGAGGACACCTTCAATCGCTTTGCTGAAGGCAAATCACCTTCAATATCTCCAACCTGTAGATACACAGGTAGCAGAGAAGGTTTCAgaattatagaaaaaagaaaacagcaaTTTCTAGAGAGAAATTTGCTTGAAAACAACTCtggaaaagaaattttttatcaagACCAGTTGTgagaggataaaaataattagtctGACAATTTCAAGACTAAGATTTACAACATGATCCAAAGATGATTGCCAGTTGCTTGAATTTCAGAGGCAGAAAACATGTAGAATTTGATGGGCCGGAACAATTTCATTGAACTTGTCAACATTAACTTGCAAAGAGGAATGGATGGCATCCAACACAATACCTCTTCCTTTAAACCAGGTGACAACATTGAAGATCCCAATCCAGAAGTAAACTGCACAAGCAAACTGTCTCCCAAACGACTTCCCAGAAAAAAGAACGAGTTTCCAAGTGTTGTAATATcctgtatgaaaaaaaaatgtttgtagGAGAAAAACATAGTCAAGAATTATATCAATGGAAAGAATACAGAAAAAAGCTTCACATGAAAAGGAGTTCAGGACAAAGAATCCGTTAGAAGTAACTAACCGAAGTAAGTACTGAAGCTTTAGACTTGGAAAGATCAAGTCTCTGCACAACCCTTCAAGGGGAGAGGAAAAAGAACCATCAAATACATGAGCTATTCAAAATGAAACTTGATTCCAAATGCACATGGTATATGAAAGATTCATAACATCAGagcaaaatgatttgaaaaaggAAACATATGATGCAATttcttaaaacatgaaaattttggACCAGCAAAATTTAACCTATTGTAAGAATTGCATACCAAGCTAAACTTTCCAAAGTGTTTAGCTTCCCAATATCATCTCTTTTCACATGTATTTCAAATCTATAAATCTATCTAGATccgaatttaaaatttgatctctGTAGGGTAACATTGCATAGTACCAAATCCCATCACATGAGTTGCAGCAATATAACAATTTCTCTAACCGCCGACCACCATTGCTATTTATAACCATCATCTTGTGAAGCAAAAAAACTCTTAGAGCATTGATAAAATATAGCAGTAACCAAACTTCAAAAACTATGTCAACAACCATAAATTTGCACACAGATAAATACCCAAATAATCTAGATTGCACATCtgacaaaaacaagaaaaaaatgaaagaaaaaaaaaatcatctctgcGCTTTTTCATGCTTCTAGAACTCCTCATATCAAGTAATCTTAACAACTATAGTGGCCACTTGCTatatcacaaaaataaactaaatctCAATTCAAAGACACCTCCGTCCCAAACTAGATGGATCTGCATGGCTCTGTTCCTCTCAATCAGCTTTGTTGCTGGCTAAACTCTAGAATTTAGGATTTCAAGCAAGTTATTATTAGTAATTCGGAAACTGCTAATTTGTGcaagaaaatagataaataaaaaagagatggGACACAGCTACCTTCCATCATAAACAAGGGTCAGTAACAAGAGTTCCCCAGTTTTTGTTGACAGCAAGGCTACATCTTTTAATAGCCAAGTTGCATTGGCAGCATCAAGTTCCACACTGAAAGTTGCTCTTGGCAGCTCTTGACTAATGAAaggggaaaaataaaagaaaatgcaaacaAAAAAGGCAGCATGTTTATAAGACAAACTGGAAAACTGAACAGCAGATTAATTCAATTGAAAGCTATAGTAGCGTGAAGAGGccaattttctaaaaattttgcaCAGATCAATTGGATTCACATTTAAGGGCTTGCTATTTTACAAAACGATGACAGAAAAACACAACACAGTCcagatattttattgtttttctgaaGGCATGGTTTTAAAGAGGTAGACAGAGTAAATACCTGCTATCAACAGAAGCAGCATAGCTGTTCAGAGCCAATGCACAAGAAGCTGACTGCACAAACAACACACTCGTGTGTTATTATGCTTACAGATGAAAGAATAAAACTAGAAATATATCCATAAGAAATCAGACTCTGGCAGCAGTTGAGCTTACCTCACTGTGATAATGGATAGTGTTCACACCAATCACAAGAACACCGCCAATGGGAGATGGCACTGCAAGCAGCTTATACGCATCATGCGGGAGATTCTGAAGGAGAAAACAAATGTAAGAAAAAACTCTGCAAACTctcaaataatatatgaattttttgggGGGCTGTATGACATAGTTATTGCTTGAGACAATGTCCAATAAGATGGAAAAATGCGAGACCACCAGTTTTAACCCAAAGCAGAAAACTAAGACATCTTCATTAGAGATCAGAATTATTatgatgatttgaaaatatttattaaaaatgccAAAACTTCTATAAAGTGATGCTTTGATAATATCCATTCCCACCATGAATATATACAAGGCTAGATGTCTCAAGGTAGCACAACGTATGGAGACCTAACTGTAGAGAAATCTAGAGAAAATTCtgtagtatttttattaaatctaaataataGTCTTTATCTCcataaaataaactagatatcCCTATTTATATTAGTCCTAAAATCTTTTATAGGAAAAGATTCCTAATTAAAACTTATCTAATTAATAGAATCAATCTAGCATTACGATTCTTAAATggtaaaatactaattaaattaaaagtcctaATGTAAAtaggaaacaaataattaaaatccaaaattaactaggaaaataattaaaacatgaaaatagtaatttcaTGTTTCATATAAGTTGCTTTTAGGTTTCTTTGTGGACTTCTTTTCAGGTTTGGCCTTGTCAATCTGGTTCATAACTCCTAGGATAATTGTTCTACGTCACTAGGCATATGTCTCAAGAAATAGGCCTctataaaatttcatataaaggTGACAAAAATTTGGCCAAAACACAGcttttctaatattaattttttgattccTTAAGGTAGTTCTTTTAGAAACATACTCCAATAGACCATATAAGGGTAGGTTGCTTCAAAGTTGTACTGATACTAAGAGCAGAAATCATGCAAGTATGATGCTTCCACACAACACGCCCAGCCCAAGTAAGCTCTCGCTCGTGAAGGACAACCACCACAGGTTCAATATAATCTGCATATTGCAACACATCAGGAAACATCAAACAGTGTCAGAAATGTAAAATGATCAAAGCTCTTTGTGTACATGTTAAAATGAGAATACACAACTAGCTCATACAACATGCTAATGCCTTATGAAGAATATCATCGTATAAAGACAGTGTGTGGAAAGGTAGACTACCAGATTTCAAACTTGCAATCAGCAATTTAAAATGTCAATTAAAATTATGCAGTACAAAAAGTTTGGCATGCATATGTATCTATAATTCAGAAaagtctttatcttcaaaaattaaccCAAACCTAGTTTGATCTACATATTCTTCATAGGTAAGATACAAACCTCGGACCTACCCCCACCATACCCAAACTGTTCACATGCTCACATATTGCAACATTCATTTTAAACATCCATTAGCCCCAGGTTTTAGGTTCAAAGCACGGTATAGAAAAGGAAATTGGGTTCATAAACCAGACTCACCATGCACAAATATGAAATCTTTTACATGTTTCATGTCTAAATCTCTAAGATTAATGATGTAAGAAGAGGCAATATGAGCAGAGATAGCAGCTCCAGAACCAAAAGCATCTTCATCTTGAACCAAGGCAGAACCAGCCTGACAACAAAAGTTTCAGGGTCAAAATTTTCTGTCTCAAAGATTAAAGTAAAGAcattactatttttaatttcgtTTATAAGAAACCACCTCATAAATGCAGGCACCAAAGACTACCACCCATTCACAAAGCAAAAGAAACTACCAACAAAGTTCAGTGACTGTAAATCAGAAAGTAAACATCTTGAACAGATAATCTATGAATTATATGAAGTCTTCATTGCAAAAGAATATGCTTTCCAGCAagtcaaaacccaaaattttgGCAAGAATCCTTCAAGTAGTTGAGATGGGTAAACTGGCAAAGTGGTCCATTCTACTTCAGAGTTTGGAGCTCTACCAAGCTTGATCATGGGAAACTGTCTTCTTAAAGAAAGAATAATGTAGGTACACAAACTAAAAATAGTAGGAGTTCCCAATGAAGGGAAAATTATTCATATAGGAAAGATCCAATACCAAGCAACAGTGAGCTAGCTGTTGGTGCTATAGTCAATCTGTGGAAAGCAGTGGATTTATTAGAATCAGTACTCTTCCCCTTAAGCTCTTTCACTTTGCTCCTTGCACAAAACCCAAAATATTGCTGAAGGTATAAACCCCaagagttcttttttttttctctgcctGTACAAAAACCATATCTCCAAGGGTCTGTCAAGAGTtgctttctttattgttttttattatttttttatagttcatTTTTTATACAGGAATGAGTTAAATGTTATGGTTCATAGTTCATTTAATTTCAGAATTAATCCCGGATGGTATCTGGGTtcatatcatatataaaaatgtgCCTTGTGTATAACGGCAACATCCAGCTCGAGACCCTTTGACATTCACAA
This window contains:
- the LOC7464309 gene encoding cleavage and polyadenylation specificity factor subunit 1, which translates into the protein MSYAAYKMMHWPTTIDTCVSGFVTHSRSESAHLPQLHTDDLDSDWPSRRRHGGGIGPTPNLIVASGNVLELYVVRVQEEGARSSGELKRGGVMDGVAGASLELVCHYRLHGNVESMGVLSVEGGDDSRRRDSIILAFKDAKISVLEFDDSIHGLRTSSMHCFEGPDWRHLKRGRESFARGPLVKVDPQGRCGGVLVYDLQMIILKAAQAGSALVQDEDAFGSGAAISAHIASSYIINLRDLDMKHVKDFIFVHDYIEPVVVVLHERELTWAGRVVWKHHTCMISALSISTTLKQPTLIWSIGNLPHDAYKLLAVPSPIGGVLVIGVNTIHYHSESASCALALNSYAASVDSSQELPRATFSVELDAANATWLLKDVALLSTKTGELLLLTLVYDGRVVQRLDLSKSKASVLTSDITTLGNSFFFLGSRLGDSLLVQFTSGLGSSMLSPGLKEEVGDIEGDLPSAKRLKVSSSDALQDMVSGEELSLYSSAPNNAESSQKTFSFTVRDSLINVGPLKDFAYGLRINADANATGISKQSNYELVCCSGHGKNGALCVLQQSIRPEMITEVELPGCKGIWTVYHKNARSHSVDSLKMASDDEYHAYLIISMEARTMVLETADHLTEVTESVDYFVQGRTIAAGNLFGRRRVVQVFERGARILDGSFMTQDLSFGGSNSETGRSESSTVMHVSIVDPYVLVRMADGSIQILVGDPSACTVSVNTPSAFQSSTKSVSACTLYHDKGPEPWLRKTSTDAWLSTGISEAIDGADSGAHEQGDIYCVVCYETGALEIFDVPNFNSVFFVDKFVSGKTHLLDTCTGEPAKDMMKGVKEEVAGAGRKESTQNMKVVELTMLRWSGRHSRPFLFGILTDGTILCYHAYLFEGPDGTSKLEDSVSAQNSVGASTISASRLRNLRFVRVPLDTYTREETSSETSCQRITTFKNISGYQGFFLSGSRPAWFMVFRERLRVHPQLCDGSIVAFTVLHTVNCNHGLIYVTSQGNLKICHLSSVSSYDNYWPVQKIPLKGTPHQVTYFAERNLYPLIVSVPVQKPVNQVLSSLVDQEVGHQIENHNLSSEEIHRTYSVDEFEVRILEPSNGPWQVKATIPMQTSENALTVRMVSLFNTSTKENETLLAVGTAYVQGEDVAARGRILLFSVVKNPENSQILVSEVYSKELKGAISALASLQGHLLIASGPKIILHKWTGTELTGVAFSDAPPLYVVSLNIVKNFILLGDIHKSIYFLSWKEQGAQLSLLAKDFASLDCFSTEFLIDGSTLSLVVSDEQKNVQIFYYAPKMSESWKGQKLLSRAEFHVGALVTKFMRLQMLSPSLDRSGAAPVSDKTNRFALLFGTLDGSIGCIAPLDELTFRRLQSLQKKLVDAVPHVAGLNPKSFRQFRSDGKAHRPGPESIVDCEMLSYYEMIPLEEQVEIAQQIGTTRAQILSNLNDLTLGTSFL